Below is a window of Neodiprion virginianus isolate iyNeoVirg1 chromosome 4, iyNeoVirg1.1, whole genome shotgun sequence DNA.
CTGTACCATTATTCGTAATTATAACCAATCAGCATAAGCATTTACAGTAAATGCATGTGCGCACTATCAAATCTCTGATTTCTATTGAGGTGCCTGTCCGTTACATTCTCCTAATATGTAAATACTGTAAAATAGAATGATGAAATCTATTTGGTTAAACCATAGACTTTATCATGGAtgtttgaattgaattgagtAATTCAACTGCTATACATATTTCAACCGACACTAATCGGATACAATTCAGGTCAAAATTCAATGTCCTCGAGGCATACAATATCTTGGGTTTAGAAAGGGCAATTGTTATGTCCAACCTACCGTAACAAGGCGGTAAGGCTACTACGGTATTGGAATGTGTTATAAAATAATCACAGATTAATGAGAAGTATGATAGATTCTATGCAGTAGTTTTTACATGCATAAACTTTTTCTTATGAACATGTATGCGAATACGATGTTGCAAAACTGACTTGAACTACTATccttttaattataattactttTGAAACTCTTCATTCAGTATCAAAAATTCTTGTTGCATggtaatgaattaattaagTTCAGACAAGTGCtcttggtttaaaaaaaaatattattattataattcgcTTGTATTTTTCAACCTTGTTATTATATTGCTGACAATGAGACATGGTAGCATACGGAGTTAATTGACCGTTTTAATTTCAGTTGCAGATAACTGCAGGGATTGGGGGGGATTTTGCAATTGGACGGTATGATCTGTAACGAGATAATGTTATCGTATTATTCAATGTCTGGCATTTGACCTAACAGTGATATGCTGGATTTTTACGGGTAGCAAAATACTGCGCCGCATTTTTCTAATCCAGCCATAcggtgaatttaattttatcgtcttattttattgttggCACACAAGTTAGGCATATAAACAAAGTAGAAAATAGTAGAGTAGTATAGGATGTTTAGCCCACCGGATCAAGATCGAACGTATAACGTGAATGATCAGTAAATAATCACGTAAACTGCAATAATAAGTAGCCTCGCTTCTTGGATATATCAGTACTTCAAATACGGTACAAGCGGCAACACTGCATCTCAGGGCTGTACGAAGCGTGCGAAAACGTTGCCGAACAAGGCGACAAATCGCTCACTCGGATCGGAAAAATCCGTTCACGgttattttttctaatcatttgaattttccTGCGTTTACTTAGGTAAGAAAGAAatggtaaattaattttacttacATACTGAGTAAACCCCAGGAGTGATGCTGAAGCAACCCAAAAGGAGTAGAAATCCGTAGATAAAATTCATCGCGTCGATGTACCTCAAGGTGCGCAGATATGTGGGTTAGGTGAGATCAAAGAATATGAGTATCTTAATCGATCGAAGCTTGTCAAACGAAGAGTACCCTTATTTCGAAGCAACCTTTATACACACTGGCATAGAAGGAGGCTTCAAAGCTTGTTCAGATAATATGTGTAACTAAACTCTCGAATCAACCATCAGCGCCTTAAAAACAAAGTACACTGGTACGATGCGATCCACAATGGTTCAGCATGTCATTGTTGGCTTGCACTCCAGAAATTGCTGCGCAATAaaactgcgcatgcgctgaTATGCGAGACGACCACCCGATTTCAGGAATATTCCCCCCGATAAAGTGTTCATTGTTCAGCAGAGCGTCGAAGCGAGAGTATTCACGCTGTCAGCTGGGCACTTCACGGTTTTTAAGGTACGTTCCATTCTCGCGATTTCCAACTGTTGTGTACCGTGCAATTAATCCTTCATCGGGTTCGAGTATTacgttgttgaaaaaaataaaaaattgtcggcATTCAATCAACACAATCGCCCCTCCGTTCGTATTCCGCagtagaatatttttacacacacatgtatactACAGTTCATGACGTATCACCAAACTTCAGGGGCGTCACAAGTTGCTTTTAAATCGAGGCGTACTAACGGTCGGTCGCCGTTCATATTCTACTGTTAGTTTCTTCTTGTCATTTGAATACTTCGTCTTCTTTCTTCACAAAGATAGTTTCTAATAGCATTTGAATGAACATCAACATGGTGACATTTCTTTCATTAgaactataatttttttttttatatcgatcTTACGTTATCCTAGAAGTTTTTTTGCAACCTTGTGCTCGAAGCGAAAGGGAAGTTATTGTACGCGCCCTGATAAATACATCTTTACTTGATATCGTAACTACGAGTTTCTAAACCTCGCAAATCATTTCTGGTCATTTTTGGATCAATGCCTGTTCCTGTgtatttatacgtacgtaacAAATTTATTGTTCGATAATAAGTGAAGAAACGATAGACCGAAGCCTTATCTATAAAAACGAATGACTGTGTCACATGTCGTATGAGCATGTCGCAAGGGTCCATACGGATACCTATATATTTACAagcccatatatatatatttttctatattgCATGCAACGCAATTGTGATATTGGTTTTATTTAAAGCTTAAAGATGATTTGTGGCCTACTGGTTTGACTTCACTTAACTTAGAaccaaataaattttcagaaaaattggCTGGGCTATCGGTAGAGTTTTTTTTACCAGGATAACAATCTTCAATTCtcgccaaaaatttttacttcaacaAATAACTGGAATAGTGGGAAGTTTTAGGATTGAAGCTGTTAGCCTAATGggtttttcgaattatttcatAAACAGTAACATTTTGATTGTGAGATTAacattttattgtttcatttttcagctAATATGAAAGTTTTCGTGGTTCTTTCCACCTTGATGGTGGCTGCTTCAGCAACTTATTGTTACAGAAATGTCAATGAGATATGTAGCAAAAGTCATCACTCAAGTAACGTtactattttataataactttCATTCAAACTAACTTTGTACAGAGATACAAATTTCAGTCACTACAACGATTATTTGACAGTTGTGGTAAAGAAAGACAAATAATTATGAGCTGAAACTCGATTtgcgttattattattattattatctaatATAtagttaataaatattattcatattttctgTTACTTATTTTGCAGGTGATGTTCCATTGAAGAATTGTAATGCCACATATGGACACTTTGATAAAATTCATAGTGAGCTCGAACAATATGCCAATGCTCAGATTGAGGCAAGTTTCAAATACTTGCTGATGTCTAGTTACTTTGGGAATTTCATGAGTAATCGTGATGGATTCAAAGGTTTCTATAGAAAGTTGTCTGATCAAGCATGGGATGACGCAAAAGATCTCATCAACTTTATCACTCAGCGTGGTGGAAACATGAACTTTAATGATGAAGCTAAGTTCTGGAGCGACGATGACGAAAAGGTGAgcgaatttttctcaacgaagGTGATATTGTTACTTCAATAACTGTTACACGAGTTGTTATAATGTGGCATACTTTATTTTGCATATTTATGTTTGTAATAGGTTTTGCAGATTAAAGACAATCTGTCAGAATTTGACAGTATGAGTAATGTTTTGGATAACTACAAAAAGTTGGCAGACGaagctttgaaaatacatGCAGAAACAGCAAAGCATACTGAGGCAGATGGATCCGTTGCTCATTATTTGGAAGAGAGATTCTTCAATCGGCAAGCGAAAACTGTGCACACCTTGGCTGGTTATGTTAATGATCTCAAGCGGTTCTTTTCGGCTCCTGATGCATCTCTTGCAGTATTCCTTTTCGATGAATATTTGCAGACAACcatgtaaatttttccaaaattgtaatgtcatcaatttattttattataatatttagaTGGCGATGATGACAATACAGATtagttttttactttttgttctCTGTAATATAGACTAAACAGTTTACTTCATTACATTGATTTCAGTGGATTGTAGTTGACCCAGTAACTAGGGCAACTAGCTGTGTCAAACTACATTTACACCACATATTTGTAAAAGGTActgatgaaatgaaataaaataaaattttgtagcTTAACTAGTGCAAAAATCTCTATTTCTACCACCTGTCTTGACTATCGAAATAAACAGACGTCTTGCCTGAATGAAATGCAATGCTCCACTAACAACAAGTTATTTTGACATTGAtgtcaaattcaaatattctattgtatcaatttcattactacaaattaaattcattattcaccAGTAATTACATTGGATTTCATGGCTTGAAATGCCTGCTTAtcttatacgtacataaaGTTGAGCATTTTCAAATGATAACGTCGTATTTCTCGTCTTCCGTTACaaataatgattaaaaaagttgaattatgTTGTCTGAATTTCAcagttgtgaaaatttcacataatacccatgtgtataaataaacttgAGATGTACATGACTGTATTTTCGTTCAATTGCATGGGTCGTGTCATACCGTACCTTTCCCCAATCTATTTAATTTGCTTTCAAATTCGCCaattgaacgaaaaaagacgaaccaaattatttttcattaaactACTACGGTATCTACATAACTAAACATCCacattgaaaaagaaaatgatagtTTTACGCCATCggctaataaaattttgaaatactgTGTTCAACTGTAATATACTGTATCTTGTTTGTACAAATGTCTCGGGTGATGAGTGTTCTTTTTCTGAGCATTCAATTTTCCATTGTGATCCCTATCATTTGGATGTCCATTTTCTGTACATTGATAAGTTGAAATCTGAGAATGTCATGTTTGAGATAACATCACTGTTTTCTGACTCGAAACTGATGGACCTGTTAATGTCCTTGATatgagtttatttatttatctatcgCTAGCTGCTTTTGGATACCTCGAACCTAACAGTTCGTGTAGGTACCTGAGTCTAGCCAGCCATATACAACGGATTctctaattattattatatcttacCGTTCCTTCTGCCTAAAAATCGATGTTGAAGCATCTGGCGCCCAACGAATATCTTTTGCTATTGTTTACTTAAATTGCCTGAGCGCGAACAATGGACACGCGATCTCTTGTGCTGTCTCCGTAAGCTTCTCGCAGCTATTAGTAGCTTAATATGGCATATACATAGTTCAAGCATACGTCATGTATCTAGTCTAGAGAATTATCGAAGAACAAATATTCTTGATCGAATTGACGATTTGGACGATATTAAAACTGGTATATTTCGGCTGTCCGTGCATCGATCGTATTGATGTAGAGTTTGAATGAAAGCTCTTAAAATCTGGAATCGTAAAAAACCTGTTAATCATCAAATTTCATCATGAAAGGGGAAAATATgtcataatattttcaccggGGAAGTTGAAACGCTTCTCACCGTCGTTGACGGAAGAATATAAAAACAGCTGCCCTTatgggctttggtgtgacaaTCGAAAATCGTCATGCGCTTGCGCCCCTTGAGATGTTCCGACGGcagagttgagaacttattgcagatCATCAGAGTTGccgatttcgacatgatgctggctgcattcaccttccgagcaacacagtcttcgcaatggtaagcccaagccagtacttTGCCTGTGTTTACTTACCAACTTGTCGGTGATACAAGAGATTAacaatgagaataaatttcttccgaaattcgtagcaaatcagtgatttaattgaagtataagtacccgagagaagaatttatacatagatcataaataataatggatcacatgtaataatgatgcagagaccgaagagtatacatatatggatatgcggtccatgtacgatattgaTATAGatgatccatttacgattaatacgtAATGCATACTGTaactttcataattttccaggaaacaaattatattatctacaataatacggctataatatgaaaattgaagaattattcatttcgaaatgggattctattcgacacgcgttcgatgtattccataacattaatattcataattattccaacaacttttcatttgctctctcgatcttgaattttcataggcatagaatagaaacgttgttttagctggtcgcaagtgaagtatctgcgttgggtggaggggcagaattgtttttcgaaaagtatttggatggaaaaaaattcagagtaactgtaatacatcacggatgcgttgattttgaacgagatgaaactgatgcttcgtatatgagacagtattgaacgctgcgtagtgatttaaagacctagaaaggtaatagggaaagaaagaacgacgcttcttgacatttcgagtttattttaacacacatttgaaagatacgagcgaaatttttcatcatccaactgtcgcagaacggcagcgttattagccgacccgttcactgaagaatatatcttgagtcaacggctgaccatcgaagggcctggccgcttgagtctggaatcggcaggagagataaagtgtgtatttcttgtatgaaatgtgaaaactaaaatcattatacatcatatcatatcatcatacatcatacatcatacatcatacatcatacatcatacatcatcacACTTggtattacagttcgaaaccaaagtttgaattttcggatgttcggaaagtgacgtcaccaatctaaaatcggctagccgagttcctcagtctggtaacaaccgcgcagtagagcggacggttgagagtcgcgctccgcaaatttcgagtaccgggttctcaacctcccggatcccgcgcttcgggtccgctacgcggtgaaactcgacttccaggataagcgctccgtggttcctggttcatgtttacaataaattatttcaattcgtttttcgcgcaaccccaaattcggtagctgtcagtccgctaataaaatttctcgacttccaggataagcgctccgtggttcctagttcatgtttacaataaattatttcaattcgtttttcgcgcaaccccaaattcggtagctgtcagtccgctaataaaatttctcgacttccaggataagcgctccgtggttcctggttcatgttgacaataaattatttcaattcgtttttcgcgcaaccccaaattcggtagctgtcagtccgctaataaaatttctcgacttccaggataagcgctccgtggttcctgcttcatgtttacaataaattatttcaattcgtttttcgcgcaaccccaaattcggtagccgtcagtccgctaataaaatttctcgacttccaggataagcgctccgtggttcctgcttcatgtttacaataaattatttcaattcgtttttcgcgcaaccccaaattcggtagccgtcagtccgctaataaaatttctcgacttccaggataagcgctccgtggttcctgcttcatgtttacaataaattatttcaattcgtttttcgcgcaaccccaaattcggtagctgtcagtccgctaataaaatttctcgacttccaggataagcgctccgtggttcctggttcatgtttacaataaattatttcaattcgtttttcgcgcaaccccaaattcggtagccgtcagtccgctaataaaatttctcgacttccacgataagcgctccgtggttcctggttcgtgtttacaataaattatttcaattcgtttttcgcgcaaccccaaattcggtagctgtcagtccgctaataaaatttctcgacttccaggataagcgctccgtggttcctggttcatgtttacaataaattatttcaattcgtttttcgcgcaaccccaaattcggtagctgtcagtccgctaataaaatttctcgacttccaggataaccgctccgtggttcctggttcatgtttacaataaattatttcaattcgtttttcgcgcaaccccaaattcggtagctgtcagtccgctaataaaatttctcgacttccacgataagcgctccgtggttcctggttcatgtttacaataaattatttcaattcgtttttcgcgcaaccccaaattcggtagctgtcagtccgctaataaaatttctcgacttccaggataaccgctccgtggttcctggttcatgtttacaataaattatttcaattcgtttttcgcgcaaccccaaattcggtagctgtcagtccgctaataaaatttctcgacttccacgataagcgctccgtggttcctggttcatgtttacaataaattatttcaattcgtttttcgcgcaaccccaaattcggtagctgtcaatccgctaataaaatgtctcgacttccaggataaggttgctgggtgagtaaaacacttttatcatatttcatggcaattgtaattatatttcatctgaaatattacaaacttgtcacgtttacaataaattacttcaattcatttttcgtgcaagcacatattcagtagttatgaataatcttatacaatttattatattattaattaattaattaatattcttataatatttaatggcaattgtaattatatttcatctgaaatatcacaaacttgtcacgtttacaataaattatttcaattcatttttcgtgcaagcacatattcagtagctatgaataatcttgtacaatttattatattattatttaattgattaattacattaatccttacacaatatttttgatgtgttcctatactaaaaatattcattaatattccaggtattacccgaggtggtcggaggtggacgaggaagaggacgagctggacgaggaggaggcggggtgggtcgtgggagaggacctctcctctccgcagaggaggggagggggagaggtgtgtggggagggggaagggaagggaaggggcggggaggggcgGGCGGCGGGGCGGGGAGGGGCGGGCGGCGGGGCGGGGAGGGGCGGGCGGCGGGGCGGTGGAGGGAACGGGGAGGGCGGGTGGggggaagggagggagggcgggatGGAGGGAGAGGGAAGGGCCGGGCGGGCGTGTTctgctctattaactctaaCGGGCTTGCACtgacatccgtcctccactccctcccttccccccgccctccctccctccctcccgcccttcCCCCCGCCCTCCATCCCCCCTCCCGGCCACCCTCTCCGCCCCtccccttcccgtcccttcccttccccctccccgcccacctctcccccttccctgcccttccccctcccctcctctgaggagaggagaggtcctctcccacgacccaccccacctcctcctcgtccaccttgtcctcctcctcgtccagctcgtcctcctcctcgtccagctcgtcctcctcctcgtccacctccgaccacctcgggtaatacctggaataataatgaatattttagtataggaacacatcaaaaatattgtttaagaattaatgtaattaatcaattaattaataatataataaattgtacaagattattcatagctactgaatatgtgcttgcacgaaaaatgaattgaaataatttattgtaaacgtgacaagtttgtaatatttcagatgaaatgtaattacaattgccatcaaatattataaaagtgttttactcacccagcacaaatcctcgtcctcctcgtcctcctcctcgtccacctccgaccaccttcaaccacctcaggttataccttgaatagtaatcaatattttcagtataagaacacatcgaaaatattgtgtaaggattaatataattgagtaattgattaaataattaattaataatatcataaattgtacaagattattcgtagctactgaatatgtgcttgcacgaaaaatgaattgaaataatttattgtaaaggtgacaagtttgtaatatttcagatgaaatataattacaattgccatcaaatattataagaatattaattaattaattaataatataataaattgtacaagattattcatagctactaaatatgtacttgcacgaaaaatgaattgaaataatttattgtaaaagtgacaagtttgtaatatttcagatgaaatataattacaattgccatgaaatattataaaagtgttttactcaccgagcacaaatcctcgtccccctcctcctgaatcgccgagattacccgcaaccacccctaactacctccaacgaaaaccgccaaccacctcgagttatacctcgaatactaataaatattttcagcgtgagaacaaatcaaaaataatgtgtaaggtttgatataatttttttatcgacatattttaccaaaaagattatgagaagattgtaaagttataggaattttattagcgcactgacagctaccgaatttggggttgcgcgaaaaacgaattgaaataatttattgtaaacatgaaccaggaaccacggagcgcttatcctggaagtcgagaaattttattagcggactgacagctaccgaatttggggttgcgcgaaaaacgaattgaaataatttattgtaaacatgaaccaggaaccacggagcgcttatcctggaagtcgagaaattttattagcggactgacagcaaccgaatttggggttgcgcgaaaaacgaattgaaataatttattgtaaacatgaaccaggaaccacggagcgcttatcctggaagtcgagaaattttattagcggactgacagctaccgaatttggggttgcgcgaaaaacgaattgaaataatttattgtaaacatgaaccaggaaccacggagcgcttatcgtggaagtcgagaaattttattagcggactgacagctaccgaatttggggttgcgcga
It encodes the following:
- the LOC124302719 gene encoding ferritin, lower subunit, with protein sequence MKVFVVLSTLMVAASATYCYRNVNEICSKSHHSSDVPLKNCNATYGHFDKIHSELEQYANAQIEASFKYLLMSSYFGNFMSNRDGFKGFYRKLSDQAWDDAKDLINFITQRGGNMNFNDEAKFWSDDDEKVLQIKDNLSEFDSMSNVLDNYKKLADEALKIHAETAKHTEADGSVAHYLEERFFNRQAKTVHTLAGYVNDLKRFFSAPDASLAVFLFDEYLQTTM